The Edaphobacter sp. 12200R-103 genome contains a region encoding:
- the hisS gene encoding histidine--tRNA ligase — protein MAILKAVRGTRDLLPPDTNLWNHVEATARSVFARYGFGEIRTPVFEVTELFARGVGEETDIVSKEMYTWEDRGRAESDKGQSLTLRPENTAGVVRAYIEHGMTDTGMLQKLFYIGPQFRRERPQRGRYRQFWQIGAEVLGPPWSGSDSPLRDAEVLEMLATLLNELGIRGWRLALNSVGSAEDRKRYGAALREALEPVKHQLCEDNQRRAETNPLRVLDSKDPGDQEIINGLPKISEFWSEESRAHFEQVKAALDACGVPYVEDPRLVRGLDYYTRTTFEFTVPDGSGLGTQNALLGGGRYDGLSEMLGGPKAPGIGFAIGEDRLILTLQAQAKESEPAKLDAFVAPMGVAQNPAALKLAQELRRAGLGVEVGDGAWRLKKSFEAADKLARKMIIVGEDEVNNGFFTVKDFSKGEQVKLSRTELVSALKS, from the coding sequence ATGGCAATTCTTAAAGCAGTACGCGGAACCAGGGACCTTCTGCCCCCGGATACGAACCTTTGGAATCACGTGGAAGCTACAGCGCGGTCGGTCTTCGCTCGCTATGGCTTCGGAGAGATTCGCACGCCTGTCTTTGAAGTGACAGAGCTGTTTGCGCGCGGCGTGGGTGAAGAGACCGACATTGTCTCGAAGGAGATGTACACCTGGGAGGATCGCGGGCGCGCCGAATCGGACAAGGGCCAGTCGCTTACGCTTCGCCCGGAGAACACTGCCGGGGTCGTCCGGGCATACATTGAGCATGGCATGACCGACACCGGCATGCTGCAGAAGCTCTTCTATATCGGGCCGCAGTTCCGGCGCGAGCGTCCGCAGCGGGGACGCTATCGCCAGTTCTGGCAGATTGGCGCCGAGGTGCTGGGGCCGCCATGGTCGGGATCGGACTCTCCGCTGCGCGATGCCGAGGTGCTGGAGATGCTGGCGACGCTGCTGAACGAGCTTGGGATAAGGGGCTGGCGGCTGGCGCTGAACTCGGTTGGCTCGGCCGAGGACCGCAAGCGGTATGGCGCTGCGCTGCGCGAGGCTCTGGAGCCGGTGAAGCATCAGCTTTGCGAGGACAACCAGCGCCGTGCCGAGACGAATCCTTTGCGCGTGCTTGACTCGAAGGACCCCGGCGATCAGGAGATCATCAATGGTCTGCCGAAGATCTCGGAGTTCTGGAGCGAAGAGTCGCGTGCGCACTTCGAGCAGGTGAAGGCAGCGCTCGATGCCTGTGGCGTACCGTATGTGGAAGATCCGCGGCTGGTGCGCGGTCTGGACTATTACACCCGCACGACTTTTGAATTCACCGTGCCGGACGGCAGCGGGCTGGGAACGCAGAACGCCCTGCTCGGCGGCGGACGTTACGACGGCCTGAGCGAGATGCTGGGAGGGCCGAAGGCTCCGGGAATTGGCTTTGCCATTGGCGAAGACCGGCTGATCCTGACCCTGCAGGCCCAGGCGAAAGAGAGCGAGCCGGCGAAGCTCGATGCCTTTGTGGCTCCCATGGGGGTGGCGCAAAACCCTGCAGCACTGAAGCTGGCGCAGGAGTTGCGCCGTGCCGGTCTTGGAGTAGAGGTGGGCGACGGCGCCTGGAGGCTGAAGAAATCCTTTGAGGCAGCCGACAAGCTGGCGCGAAAGATGATCATCGTAGGCGAGGATGAGGTCAACAACGGATTCTTCACCGTTAAGGACTTCTCCAAAGGGGAACAGGTTAAGCTGTCGAGGACGGAGCTGGTGAGTGCGTTGAAGTCGTAG
- a CDS encoding heavy metal translocating P-type ATPase, with protein sequence MNWLRRLTSDGSSTIVAAAIGITMIAAAILIWGLHLPQTGHRVLLAGILLTGAVILPRPIRLLLQGNFSVDVLAVLSISVATILGQYWVAAIVILMLSGGEALESYATRRASSVLSALAKRMPQTAHLVHPDGSMTDIHIDQIAVGQQLRLFPNEICPVDGTVIAGTGSMDESYLTGEPFQIEKTSGSTVLSGAINGSAALTIQATRIAADSRYARIVEVLHASEQQRPRIRRLGDRIGVWYTPLALGIALISGVASHSMERFLAVLVIATPCPLLLAIPVTVIGAISVAASRGILIKDPSILEKFESCRILVVDKTGTLTYGKPYLRDIVNYAPWSQAKLLSLTASLERYSKHPLAEAILDAAKEKALPLAVVSNVSELPGKGLTGHVEGHLLRVTGRGKLSSEMRQLLPPVTRGLECIVLCDDALAGVFHFEDRPRSDSRSFLRHMGRRHSIERIVMLSGDRPQEVEAFAGSMGIIEVQGGMSPEQKVEEVRKLTAVAPTLYLGDGINDAPAMIAATAGVALGLNSDITAEAAGAVILQSSLTSVDELIHIGRRMRRIALQSAVGGMALSLLGMIAAALGYLSPLEGAIAQEVIDLLAILNSLRMILPTGTLSDFHSSEAAASSHP encoded by the coding sequence ATGAACTGGCTTCGCCGCCTGACCTCTGATGGAAGCTCAACGATCGTAGCCGCAGCCATCGGCATCACCATGATTGCTGCCGCCATTCTTATCTGGGGACTGCATCTCCCCCAGACGGGGCATCGTGTGCTGCTCGCAGGAATCCTCCTCACGGGAGCGGTCATCCTCCCCCGCCCCATACGCCTCCTGCTTCAGGGAAACTTCAGTGTCGACGTCCTCGCAGTCCTGTCGATCAGCGTAGCCACGATCCTGGGGCAGTACTGGGTCGCGGCCATCGTTATTCTGATGCTCTCTGGTGGAGAGGCTCTCGAATCCTATGCAACCCGCCGTGCTTCGTCCGTCCTCTCGGCCCTCGCCAAACGCATGCCGCAGACCGCCCATCTGGTACACCCCGATGGCTCCATGACTGACATCCACATCGACCAGATCGCCGTCGGCCAGCAGCTACGCCTCTTCCCGAACGAGATCTGCCCCGTCGACGGCACCGTAATCGCCGGGACAGGAAGCATGGACGAGTCCTACCTGACGGGCGAGCCCTTCCAGATCGAAAAGACCAGTGGCAGCACCGTCCTCTCCGGCGCAATCAACGGCTCCGCAGCACTGACCATCCAGGCAACGCGCATCGCTGCAGACTCCCGATACGCCCGCATCGTCGAGGTGCTGCACGCCTCCGAACAACAGCGCCCGAGGATACGGCGGCTCGGCGACAGGATCGGCGTCTGGTACACCCCCCTGGCGCTCGGTATCGCCCTCATCAGCGGCGTCGCCAGCCATTCCATGGAGCGATTCCTCGCCGTCCTGGTAATCGCCACCCCGTGCCCTCTTCTCCTGGCCATCCCGGTAACCGTCATCGGGGCCATCTCCGTCGCGGCCTCACGCGGCATTCTCATTAAAGATCCCTCCATTCTCGAAAAATTCGAGAGCTGCCGCATTCTCGTTGTCGACAAGACAGGAACCCTGACCTACGGCAAACCCTACCTGCGAGACATCGTGAACTACGCTCCGTGGAGCCAGGCAAAGCTGCTGAGCCTGACCGCCAGCCTGGAACGGTATTCGAAGCACCCGCTCGCTGAAGCAATCCTTGACGCTGCCAAGGAGAAGGCGCTACCGCTCGCGGTTGTCAGCAATGTCTCCGAACTTCCAGGCAAGGGCCTGACCGGCCACGTCGAAGGTCATCTGCTCCGCGTGACAGGCCGTGGCAAACTCTCGTCCGAAATGCGCCAGCTCCTTCCTCCGGTTACGCGCGGGCTTGAGTGCATCGTGCTTTGCGATGATGCGTTAGCCGGGGTCTTCCACTTTGAAGACCGCCCACGCTCGGACTCGCGTTCCTTTCTGCGGCACATGGGCAGGCGTCATAGCATCGAGCGCATCGTCATGCTTTCCGGGGATCGACCGCAGGAGGTCGAAGCTTTTGCCGGTTCCATGGGAATCATCGAGGTCCAGGGAGGCATGAGTCCGGAGCAGAAGGTGGAGGAGGTCCGAAAGCTGACAGCGGTGGCCCCCACGCTCTACCTCGGTGACGGAATCAACGACGCTCCCGCGATGATTGCCGCAACTGCCGGCGTTGCGCTCGGACTCAACAGCGACATTACCGCCGAGGCCGCCGGCGCCGTCATCCTCCAGTCGTCGCTCACATCCGTCGATGAGCTGATCCACATCGGCAGACGCATGCGCCGCATCGCGCTCCAAAGCGCAGTCGGGGGCATGGCGCTCAGCCTTCTGGGCATGATCGCAGCCGCACTCGGATATCTCTCTCCCCTCGAAGGGGCCATCGCGCAGGAGGTCATCGATCTCCTCGCCATTCTGAATTCCCTGCGCATGATTCTTCCGACCGGGACCCTCAGCGACTTCCACTCCTCCGAGGCTGCCGCATCCTCGCATCCATGA
- the mgrA gene encoding L-glyceraldehyde 3-phosphate reductase, with protein sequence MTYVANPNRYEQAAFRRCGRSGIVLPPISLGLWQNFGGADVFETGRAMVLRAFDRGVTHFDLANNYGPPYGSAEENFGHILRKNLAPHRNELIISTKAGWDMWPGPYGIGGSRKYLLTSLDDSLRRMGLDYVDIFYSHRPDMDTPLEETMGALIHAVRQGKALYVGISSYSPQRTLEAADILRSEGVPLFIHQPSYSMLNRWIEQELLGVLDTLGTGCIAFSPLAQGLLTGKYLKGVPENSRASQEGSLKKEFLKEENLAHVRALNEIAKRRNQTLAQMAIAWVLRDSRVTSALIGARNVDQLNDSLDAVKNLTFSPEELAEIDSHAKEGDLDLWKGAREGTA encoded by the coding sequence ATGACCTACGTCGCAAACCCGAATCGATACGAACAGGCGGCCTTCCGGCGCTGCGGACGCTCTGGAATCGTGCTTCCGCCCATCTCCCTCGGCCTCTGGCAGAACTTCGGCGGGGCCGACGTCTTCGAGACAGGACGCGCGATGGTTCTGCGGGCCTTCGATCGCGGAGTGACGCACTTCGATCTCGCCAATAACTATGGCCCTCCCTACGGCTCTGCCGAGGAAAACTTCGGCCATATTCTGCGCAAAAACCTCGCTCCCCACCGCAATGAGCTGATCATCTCCACCAAGGCTGGCTGGGACATGTGGCCCGGACCCTACGGCATCGGAGGCTCGCGCAAATATCTGCTCACCTCGCTCGACGACAGCCTTCGGCGCATGGGCCTGGACTACGTGGATATCTTCTACTCCCACCGGCCCGACATGGATACGCCCCTCGAAGAGACGATGGGTGCGCTGATTCACGCCGTTCGCCAGGGCAAGGCGCTCTATGTGGGGATCTCCTCCTATAGTCCCCAGCGCACTCTCGAAGCCGCCGATATCCTGCGCAGCGAAGGCGTGCCTCTCTTCATCCATCAGCCCTCCTACTCCATGCTGAATCGCTGGATCGAGCAGGAGCTTCTCGGCGTACTCGATACGCTGGGCACAGGCTGCATCGCCTTCTCTCCGCTTGCCCAGGGGCTACTGACCGGCAAATATCTCAAGGGCGTGCCGGAGAACTCCCGCGCCAGCCAGGAAGGCTCACTCAAAAAGGAGTTTCTCAAAGAGGAAAACCTCGCCCACGTCCGCGCCCTCAACGAGATCGCAAAGAGGCGCAATCAGACCCTCGCCCAGATGGCCATCGCCTGGGTGCTGCGAGATTCGCGCGTGACCTCAGCCCTGATCGGAGCACGCAACGTTGATCAGCTCAACGACTCTCTGGACGCTGTGAAGAACCTCACCTTCAGCCCGGAGGAGTTGGCCGAGATCGACAGTCACGCCAAAGAAGGCGACCTCGATCTCTGGAAGGGCGCACGCGAAGGCACCGCCTGA
- a CDS encoding substrate-binding domain-containing protein, which produces MSMWVRGTSLMLAGAFLLLSGCARHSKKEQYYLVTVNTQLPYWTTAAEGFRKAAAEYGVTAVIRGPKNFDPQAEAQELRSVVALKPAGILVSVTNPALVGPEIDAAIGAGIPVITMDSDAPASKRLYFIGTNNLQAGRLGGQRVAAQLNGKGNVVFFTMPGQPNLDERLKGYKDVFSGFPGINIVEVFDMKGDSGLAMDKAAEYIGRKGKDRIDGFICLQSSSGRDVGETLRRAKAEGDPGRLLVAMDTDISTLQLIKDGVIDSTISQKPYTMALIGLKALDERHHYPTDNPMKGDYELDPFAPFPAFVDTGVSLVDKSNVEGILTRSQAGPQ; this is translated from the coding sequence ATGAGCATGTGGGTCAGAGGAACTTCTCTTATGTTGGCAGGCGCATTTCTCCTTCTCAGCGGATGCGCCCGGCACTCGAAAAAGGAACAGTACTATCTGGTCACTGTAAATACGCAGCTTCCTTACTGGACTACAGCTGCGGAAGGTTTTCGGAAAGCAGCCGCGGAGTACGGTGTGACCGCGGTCATTCGTGGCCCGAAGAATTTCGACCCGCAGGCGGAGGCGCAGGAGCTACGCTCTGTCGTGGCGCTGAAGCCGGCAGGAATCCTGGTGTCGGTGACGAATCCAGCGCTGGTGGGCCCGGAGATTGACGCGGCGATCGGCGCGGGAATCCCCGTCATCACGATGGACTCGGACGCGCCGGCGAGCAAGCGACTCTACTTTATTGGAACGAACAATCTGCAGGCAGGAAGGTTGGGAGGCCAGCGCGTGGCGGCACAGCTAAACGGTAAGGGGAATGTCGTGTTCTTCACGATGCCGGGCCAGCCGAACCTGGATGAGCGCCTGAAGGGGTACAAGGATGTCTTCTCCGGCTTTCCTGGGATCAATATCGTCGAGGTCTTCGACATGAAGGGTGACTCCGGCCTGGCGATGGATAAGGCAGCGGAGTATATCGGCCGCAAGGGCAAGGACCGGATCGACGGATTCATCTGCCTGCAGTCTTCCTCAGGCAGAGACGTCGGTGAGACATTGCGTCGTGCCAAGGCCGAGGGCGATCCAGGTCGTCTGCTGGTTGCCATGGATACTGATATCTCCACGCTGCAGCTGATCAAGGACGGAGTGATCGATTCCACCATCTCCCAGAAGCCCTACACGATGGCGCTCATCGGGCTCAAGGCGCTCGATGAGCGCCATCACTATCCCACCGACAATCCAATGAAGGGGGACTATGAGCTTGACCCGTTTGCTCCCTTTCCGGCGTTTGTGGATACGGGCGTCTCGCTGGTGGATAAGAGCAATGTCGAAGGAATCCTCACCCGCAGCCAGGCGGGGCCGCAGTAG
- the mfd gene encoding transcription-repair coupling factor: MILPFVRELLADLEHSDAFERVRRHLGAGLGRRRVSGLTATARALYLPYFVRAAQAPALVVVSDNKAAEALQTALLAACELTGALDCNQILRLPSHDVLPFENLSPHSEIQETRAAALWKICAGDRTPRLVIAPIESACMRLFHRDYYAALALHLKVGEEHIPDLLVEHLLSVGYTRVDVVEMPGQVTIRGGIVDVYPPEQDRPVRIDFFGDEIESLRRFDPETQRSSGSLNGIILLPLTETPVTEKLLSAINARLTRAGAPGAALEGGEEPVELQTHVATRTGEATVFPGWEFFAPVAGATQTLLDLLGPTTRVFIEEPAMVKNQGERWWNKVEQRHDRSGIGSLVRPEDIYISPWDLDDRLRRTTGCDLDQLGAVDVLDATGSELSEIEFATRPTQRFHGSIPALIDALNSLMQQEARVILAASNQGDVERLASMLQEYHVPYRLGSRSDQPGSSNVYSESAYLAGDLRTPVIVKTHIANGVQILDVDKATARQIIVFGAQDLSDEADVAPRPVRRGKSKSSAFISDFRDLKVGDYVVHVEHGIARYMGLRVIEENGQPPLELMILEFADEAKLYVPLTRLDLIQKYRSTETGPAPQLNKLGSPAWQKTKARVKKAMADMTGELLKLYAQREAAQGTPFSPDTNMQREFEDAFDFNETDDQLNAITDIKADMESPRPMDRLLCGDVGYGKTEVAMRAAFKAVQDGKQVAVLTPTTVLSFQHFESFKRRFANFPVNIEMISRFRTAKEQKDILEKVADGKVDILIGTHRLLSKDLKFQDLGLLVVDEEQRFGVRHKERLKQMRAAIDVLSMSATPIPRTLHMSLIGLRDMSVIETPPKDRMAIQTIVAKFDEKLVRTAVEMELERGGQVYFVHNRVESIYDLASKIRELVPHARIVIGHGQLPEAELERVMLSFMNHEYDVLVATSIIENGLDIPLANTIIINRADRHGLSELYQLRGRVGRSNRRAYAYLLIPPDTELTEIARRRLAALKEFSDLGAGFKIAALDLELRGAGNMLGGEQSGHIEAIGFEMYTSMLEEAVRKIKGEGEEPAHATTVVNLGISVRIDADYIPEENQRLRMYKRIAGAEDYAALTDVRAELQDRYGALPETVENLLTAGEIRLHAQQLGIAQIDRKRTQIEQNKVKAFVEMLHVKFAEGEDGSGKTIDPAILMKLVSRNTKRGAQFTPQGILRWPLSSANSEEVLLETIALLDSLDTTAATV; this comes from the coding sequence ATGATCTTGCCCTTTGTCCGCGAGCTCCTCGCGGACCTGGAACACTCCGACGCCTTTGAACGTGTGCGGCGCCATCTGGGCGCCGGATTGGGGCGCCGTCGTGTCTCCGGACTGACCGCTACGGCCCGCGCTCTGTATCTCCCCTATTTTGTTCGCGCTGCACAGGCGCCGGCACTTGTTGTCGTCTCCGACAACAAGGCGGCGGAAGCGCTCCAGACTGCCCTGCTCGCAGCGTGCGAGCTGACCGGAGCGCTCGACTGCAACCAGATTCTGCGGCTCCCCTCCCACGACGTTCTGCCGTTTGAAAATCTTTCGCCCCACTCCGAAATCCAGGAGACCCGCGCCGCAGCGCTCTGGAAGATCTGCGCCGGCGACCGCACCCCCCGGCTGGTCATCGCCCCCATCGAGTCGGCCTGCATGCGCCTCTTCCATCGCGACTACTACGCCGCGCTGGCGCTCCACCTCAAGGTCGGTGAAGAGCACATCCCCGACCTGTTGGTCGAACACCTGCTCTCGGTAGGCTATACGCGCGTCGATGTGGTCGAGATGCCCGGCCAGGTCACCATTCGCGGCGGCATCGTCGATGTCTATCCGCCGGAGCAGGATCGCCCGGTACGCATCGACTTCTTCGGCGACGAGATCGAATCGCTTCGGCGCTTCGACCCCGAGACGCAGCGCTCCAGCGGCTCATTGAACGGGATCATCCTGCTTCCCCTGACCGAGACGCCGGTCACGGAAAAGCTGCTGTCCGCCATCAATGCTCGCCTCACCCGCGCCGGTGCTCCAGGAGCCGCGCTCGAAGGCGGCGAGGAACCGGTGGAGCTTCAGACGCACGTCGCAACGCGCACTGGCGAGGCAACGGTCTTCCCCGGATGGGAGTTCTTCGCTCCGGTCGCGGGCGCCACGCAGACCTTGCTCGATCTTCTCGGTCCTACGACACGCGTCTTCATCGAAGAGCCCGCCATGGTCAAGAACCAGGGCGAGCGCTGGTGGAACAAGGTCGAGCAGCGCCACGACCGCTCCGGCATCGGCTCTCTCGTTCGCCCGGAGGATATCTATATCTCTCCGTGGGATCTCGACGATCGCCTCCGACGAACCACAGGGTGCGATCTCGATCAGCTGGGAGCCGTTGATGTCCTCGACGCCACCGGCTCAGAACTCTCGGAGATCGAGTTCGCCACGCGTCCCACGCAGCGATTCCACGGTTCTATTCCTGCGCTTATCGATGCGCTGAACTCGCTGATGCAGCAGGAGGCCCGGGTTATTTTGGCAGCTTCGAACCAGGGCGACGTCGAGCGCCTGGCCAGCATGCTGCAGGAGTACCACGTTCCCTACCGGCTGGGATCGCGCAGCGATCAGCCCGGCTCCTCTAACGTCTACTCGGAGTCGGCCTACCTGGCCGGAGACCTGCGCACTCCCGTCATCGTCAAGACGCACATCGCCAATGGTGTTCAGATCCTCGACGTCGACAAGGCGACCGCTCGCCAGATCATCGTCTTCGGGGCACAGGATCTCTCCGACGAGGCCGACGTTGCGCCGCGCCCCGTGCGCCGTGGCAAATCCAAATCATCAGCCTTCATCTCGGACTTCCGCGACCTGAAGGTCGGCGACTATGTCGTCCACGTCGAGCACGGCATCGCCCGCTACATGGGCCTGCGCGTTATCGAGGAGAACGGTCAGCCTCCGCTGGAGCTGATGATCCTCGAGTTTGCCGACGAGGCCAAGCTCTACGTCCCGCTCACGCGACTGGACCTCATCCAGAAGTACCGCTCGACGGAGACCGGCCCCGCACCGCAGCTCAACAAGCTGGGCTCGCCCGCCTGGCAGAAGACCAAGGCACGCGTCAAGAAGGCCATGGCCGACATGACGGGCGAGTTGCTGAAGCTGTACGCGCAGCGCGAGGCCGCGCAGGGCACTCCCTTCTCTCCCGACACCAATATGCAGCGGGAGTTCGAGGATGCCTTCGACTTCAACGAGACCGACGACCAGCTGAACGCTATCACGGACATCAAGGCCGACATGGAATCGCCGCGTCCGATGGATCGTCTGCTCTGCGGAGACGTTGGCTATGGCAAGACCGAAGTAGCCATGCGCGCCGCCTTCAAGGCCGTTCAGGACGGCAAGCAGGTCGCGGTGCTTACCCCGACGACCGTCCTCAGCTTCCAGCACTTCGAATCCTTCAAGCGCCGCTTCGCCAACTTCCCGGTCAACATCGAGATGATCTCTCGCTTCAGAACTGCGAAGGAGCAGAAGGACATCCTCGAAAAGGTCGCGGACGGCAAGGTCGACATCCTCATCGGAACGCATCGCCTGCTCTCGAAGGACCTCAAGTTTCAGGACCTCGGCCTGCTCGTCGTCGATGAAGAGCAGCGCTTCGGCGTGCGCCACAAGGAACGCCTGAAGCAGATGCGCGCCGCCATCGACGTGCTCTCCATGTCTGCCACCCCCATCCCGCGCACGCTGCACATGTCGCTGATCGGTCTGCGCGATATGAGCGTGATCGAGACGCCGCCGAAGGATCGCATGGCCATCCAGACCATCGTCGCCAAGTTCGACGAAAAACTCGTCCGCACCGCGGTCGAGATGGAGCTGGAACGCGGCGGACAGGTCTACTTCGTCCACAATCGCGTGGAGTCGATCTACGACCTCGCCTCCAAAATTCGAGAGCTTGTCCCCCACGCCCGCATCGTCATCGGCCACGGACAGCTGCCAGAAGCGGAGCTGGAGCGCGTGATGCTCTCCTTCATGAACCACGAGTACGACGTGCTGGTGGCGACCTCCATCATCGAGAACGGTCTCGATATTCCCCTGGCCAACACCATCATCATCAACCGCGCCGACCGCCACGGGCTCAGCGAGCTCTATCAGCTTCGCGGCCGCGTTGGACGCTCCAATCGCCGCGCTTACGCCTACCTGCTGATCCCTCCGGACACGGAGCTGACCGAGATCGCGCGCCGCCGCCTCGCCGCCCTCAAGGAGTTCTCCGACCTCGGCGCCGGCTTCAAGATCGCCGCACTCGACCTGGAGCTGCGCGGAGCCGGAAACATGCTCGGCGGAGAACAGAGCGGCCACATCGAGGCCATCGGGTTCGAGATGTACACCTCCATGCTCGAAGAGGCTGTGCGCAAGATCAAGGGCGAAGGAGAAGAACCGGCGCACGCCACGACCGTGGTGAACCTCGGAATCTCCGTCCGCATCGACGCCGACTACATCCCGGAAGAGAACCAGCGGCTTCGCATGTACAAGCGTATCGCCGGAGCAGAAGACTATGCGGCCCTTACCGATGTCCGGGCCGAGTTGCAGGACCGCTACGGCGCTCTGCCTGAGACGGTCGAAAATCTTCTTACCGCGGGTGAGATTCGCCTGCACGCCCAGCAGCTAGGCATCGCCCAGATCGATCGCAAGCGCACCCAGATCGAGCAGAACAAGGTCAAAGCCTTCGTCGAGATGCTGCACGTCAAATTTGCCGAGGGCGAAGACGGATCTGGTAAGACCATCGATCCAGCCATATTGATGAAGCTCGTCAGCCGCAACACAAAACGTGGAGCCCAGTTCACCCCGCAAGGTATTCTGCGCTGGCCACTTTCCAGCGCGAACTCCGAAGAGGTGCTGCTCGAGACCATCGCCCTGCTGGATTCCCTCGACACGACGGCTGCCACGGTCTAA
- a CDS encoding cupin domain-containing protein, whose amino-acid sequence MHETIRVGGMNITFLMTRHETADALDLLEVTIPPGDSVVVPHTHLNYDEWVLGLNGTTTWTLNGEIQLLHPGESLFIPRGTPHFFANVHEEVGRVVCLQTPGVMGPEYYREIARHYQCEHVDPAGIRDVMCRYGVDPLMRPESTERIVDEATEQIPLQDKTILH is encoded by the coding sequence ATGCATGAAACCATCCGCGTGGGCGGAATGAATATCACCTTTCTCATGACCCGCCACGAGACCGCCGATGCTCTGGACCTGTTGGAGGTGACCATTCCTCCCGGCGACAGCGTCGTCGTCCCCCACACCCATCTCAACTACGATGAATGGGTTCTGGGTCTGAACGGGACTACCACCTGGACCCTGAATGGCGAGATTCAACTGCTGCATCCCGGCGAAAGTCTCTTCATCCCCCGCGGAACGCCGCACTTCTTCGCCAACGTGCATGAAGAAGTAGGCAGAGTCGTGTGCCTGCAGACCCCTGGAGTCATGGGCCCGGAGTACTACCGCGAGATCGCAAGGCACTATCAATGCGAGCATGTCGACCCCGCCGGAATTCGCGACGTAATGTGCCGCTACGGCGTCGATCCTCTGATGCGACCGGAATCCACAGAAAGAATTGTGGATGAAGCAACAGAACAAATACCGCTTCAGGACAAAACCATTTTGCATTGA